Proteins encoded together in one Streptomyces umbrinus window:
- a CDS encoding LacI family DNA-binding transcriptional regulator: protein MVSASGSESRKVTINDVAKSAGVSRQTVSRALNDKDEIDSDTKQRVLDAARALGYRPSRFARGLVRQDTMTIGLVIPDLLNPYFTEVAASALEAARTHGWHVVVYDTADRAEEELGTLQVISSQVDAVIGYFSCSDSELESFTRGMPVVLIGREGRSTRFTSIRIDGREGVHAAVTHLVAKGHTRIGMIDHQARAEPSIRHTWFTAAAAAHGIDGGMVVGADQTADGGGSALRELLTAHPDVTAVFTFNDIIAIGALREARRLGRSVPQDLAVIGFDGLQLGALMEPPLTSVALDTRQLGVLAIEQVARLLSDPRTLAVEDLVVHAELRPSGSA from the coding sequence ATGGTGTCGGCATCGGGGTCGGAGTCCCGGAAGGTCACGATCAACGACGTCGCCAAGTCCGCGGGGGTGTCCAGGCAGACCGTGTCGCGGGCGCTCAACGACAAGGACGAGATCGACAGCGATACCAAACAGCGCGTGCTGGACGCGGCTCGCGCACTCGGATACCGGCCGAGCCGGTTCGCCCGGGGCCTGGTCCGCCAGGACACCATGACCATCGGGCTGGTCATCCCCGATCTGCTCAACCCGTACTTCACCGAGGTCGCGGCCTCCGCCCTGGAGGCCGCCCGGACCCATGGCTGGCATGTCGTCGTGTACGACACCGCCGACCGGGCGGAAGAGGAACTCGGCACGCTTCAGGTGATCAGTTCGCAGGTCGACGCGGTCATCGGCTACTTCAGCTGCTCCGACAGCGAACTCGAGTCGTTCACCCGGGGCATGCCGGTCGTGCTCATCGGTCGCGAGGGCAGGTCCACGCGGTTCACCTCGATCCGGATCGACGGTCGGGAGGGGGTCCACGCCGCGGTTACGCACCTGGTCGCGAAGGGGCACACACGGATCGGCATGATCGACCACCAGGCCCGGGCCGAGCCGAGCATCCGGCACACGTGGTTCACGGCGGCCGCGGCTGCGCACGGGATCGACGGCGGCATGGTGGTCGGTGCGGACCAGACAGCCGACGGAGGCGGCTCGGCGCTCAGGGAGTTGCTCACCGCTCATCCCGATGTCACCGCGGTCTTCACGTTCAACGACATCATCGCGATCGGCGCTCTGCGGGAAGCCCGCCGACTCGGCAGGAGCGTTCCGCAGGACCTGGCGGTCATCGGCTTCGACGGTCTTCAGCTCGGGGCGCTCATGGAGCCCCCGCTCACCAGCGTCGCGCTCGACACGCGGCAGCTCGGCGTGCTCGCCATCGAGCAGGTCGCACGGCTGCTGTCGGACCCGCGGACGCTCGCGGTCGAGGACCTGGTCGTGCATGCCGAGCTGCGGCCGAGCGGGTCGGCGTAA
- a CDS encoding ABC transporter substrate-binding protein, with amino-acid sequence MSNTVTRIRLAVVTAAAGVLVLAGCSSSDSSGESSAASCEPSKGKVTLQYWNTVNGMDKVVDLWNRDHPDIQVESKNISNDQYGAIGNALKAGKAPDLAQVGYDQLPTLRSQDAFVDASACKTAAGTESKFVPWTWSQAGFGGEGVYALPQDTGPMAMYVRTDIFKKYDVPIPTTWDEYTTAAEKLHKANPKLTMTFFDPNNAEWFNGLLWQNNANMYSYSDDKWHVTVDSDKSKRVAEYWQKLIDDKLVRTDLANGSTQMFAAYQNDQMATQLGAAWGYTGIRDNLPDQAGKWSIVPMPTWGAGGNSGDWGGSTVAFMKGGKHLYEAAEFNTWLNTDPAALALANEVGGLYPASTDGLKLPALTKGVPYYNNEKIFDVFAESSKKVDTDFSWGPTQKTVNLALQDAMAKAVAGDGKLTGALAAAQASALKSMDDLAIPATAGK; translated from the coding sequence ATGAGCAACACAGTCACGCGCATCCGCCTCGCCGTCGTCACCGCGGCAGCCGGCGTCCTCGTACTCGCCGGATGCTCGTCGTCCGACTCGTCGGGCGAGTCGTCCGCAGCCTCCTGTGAGCCCTCGAAGGGCAAGGTCACACTCCAGTACTGGAACACCGTCAACGGCATGGACAAGGTCGTCGACCTGTGGAACAGGGACCACCCCGACATCCAGGTCGAGTCGAAGAACATCTCCAACGACCAGTACGGCGCGATCGGCAACGCCCTGAAGGCCGGTAAGGCCCCGGACCTCGCCCAGGTCGGCTACGACCAGCTGCCCACCCTGCGCTCCCAGGACGCCTTCGTGGACGCCTCGGCCTGCAAGACGGCCGCCGGCACCGAGTCGAAGTTCGTTCCGTGGACCTGGTCCCAGGCCGGTTTCGGCGGCGAAGGGGTGTACGCCCTTCCGCAGGACACGGGCCCGATGGCCATGTACGTACGCACCGACATCTTCAAGAAGTACGACGTCCCGATTCCGACGACCTGGGACGAGTACACCACCGCCGCGGAGAAGCTGCACAAGGCGAACCCGAAGCTCACCATGACGTTCTTCGACCCGAACAACGCCGAATGGTTCAACGGGCTCCTCTGGCAGAACAACGCGAACATGTACAGCTACTCCGACGACAAGTGGCACGTCACCGTCGACTCGGACAAGAGCAAGCGGGTCGCCGAGTACTGGCAGAAGCTGATCGACGACAAGCTCGTGCGCACCGACCTCGCCAACGGGTCGACGCAGATGTTCGCCGCCTACCAGAACGACCAGATGGCCACCCAGCTCGGGGCGGCCTGGGGCTACACGGGCATCCGTGACAACCTGCCCGACCAGGCCGGCAAGTGGTCGATCGTCCCAATGCCGACCTGGGGTGCGGGTGGCAACTCCGGTGACTGGGGCGGCTCCACCGTCGCGTTCATGAAGGGCGGCAAGCACCTCTACGAGGCGGCCGAGTTCAACACGTGGCTCAACACCGACCCCGCGGCGCTCGCGCTGGCGAACGAGGTGGGCGGCCTGTACCCGGCGTCCACCGACGGGCTGAAGCTCCCGGCGCTGACCAAGGGTGTGCCGTACTACAACAACGAGAAGATCTTCGACGTCTTCGCCGAGTCGTCCAAGAAGGTCGACACCGACTTCAGCTGGGGCCCCACCCAGAAGACGGTGAACCTGGCACTGCAGGACGCGATGGC